The Oncorhynchus nerka isolate Pitt River linkage group LG12, Oner_Uvic_2.0, whole genome shotgun sequence genome includes a region encoding these proteins:
- the batf2 gene encoding basic leucine zipper transcriptional factor ATF-like 2 — MGPLLTDMPLVASFVDSRSEGSGTSFSGEDCPSPSESERGGQKGVRVDRRGKRRVKNRDAARKSRKKQTERADILHQDLQTLESSNSALEKEIAGLRREFQLYTATLEQHESACTLRPSSIPANIPCCQILSPSASSIAPVTTPAPAVSPQTTPAPAVSPQTTPAPAVSPQTTPGSLLAPVPGGQRTSLPLPTLVTVPSTAHVINPYPLLSTLYSPISNNASLIAPNNICSSPITPKTNISPLTTLINNLAHPTTPITNLAPPTIPAPTLSPISYPLTMYPLNLSTPAIEPPIELSLSDILDSPDWLCDPASPTWGKF, encoded by the exons ATGGGACCTTTACTAACAGATATGCCGCTGGTGGCATCCTTCGTCGACTCGCGATCAGAAGGCAGCGGCACGTCTTTCTCCGGTGAGGACTGCCCAAGCCCATCTGAATCG gagagaggaggacagaaaggAGTGCGTGTGGACCGGAGAGGTAAAAGAAGAGTGAAGAACAGAGACGCTGCCAGGAAGAGCAGGAAAAAACAGACGGAGAGAGCAGACATTCTCCACCAG gatcTACAGACCTTGGAAAGTTCTAACTCAGCTCTAGAGAAGGAGATTGCTGGTCTGAGAAGAGAGTTCCAGCTCTACACAGCCACCCTGGAGCAACATGAATCTGCCTGCACCCTCCGGCCCTCGTCTATACCCGCCAATATCCCCTGCTGCCAGATCCTGTCCCCCTCCGCGTCATCTATTGCCCCTGTGACTACCCCGGCACCCGCTGTGTCCCCTCAAACTACCCCGGCACCCGCTGTGTCCCCTCAAACTACCCCGGCACCCGCTGTGTCCCCTCAAACTACCCCGGGCTCTCTTCTTGCCCCAGTACCTGGAGGGCAGAGGACTTCTTTACCACTCCCCACTCTCGTCACTGTTCCTTCAACTGCCCATGTGATTAACCCCTACCCTTTGCTTTCCACTCTATATTCCCCAATATCTAATAATGCCTCTCTGATTGCCCCAAACAATATTTGTTCCTCTCCAATTACCCCAAAAACTAATATTTCCCCTCTAACTACCTTGATAAATAATCTTGCCCATCCAACTACCCCAATAACTAATCTTGCCCCTCCAACTATCCCTGCTCCTACTCTGTCACCCATCTCCTACCCTCTGACCATGTACCCTCTGAACTTGTCTACCCCAGCCATTGAACCCCCAATAGAATTGTCCCTCTCCGACATCCTGGACAGTCCTGATTGGCTCTGCGACCCTGCATCACCCACCTGGGGCAAGTTCTAA